In Edaphobacter dinghuensis, one genomic interval encodes:
- a CDS encoding DUF5054 domain-containing protein has translation MKRREFLRSAALTAAASAALPPWQRVAMAQQGVEAPAVQEDVKRVIAVFKCHLDIGFTDTQANVMQKYFKQYYPQAMALAAQRREAGQDRYVWTTGSWLLYEYLEQASSDERRRMEQSIAQGDIAWHSLPFSWQTEMLDRSMIEGCLGLSTALDKRFGHTTIAGKMTDVPCHSRGIVAPLAAGGVRLLDIGVNPASTPPEVPDVFLWKEPEGAEIAVLYHRHDYGSVVRVPGSDLAVSVMVRSDNSGPHTMKEIDDMYTGLRRQFPNAKIVAGSLSDVATAMESTRTRLPVVTEEIGDTWIYGAPSDPPKIARYREMARLRGEWLAGKRMSVGDATDRQLLRRLVLAVEHTWGTDTKRYIDHDHYSPKELAEYINKPGYQTMERSWQEKRDDVDAGVANLPEGLQREAKTRLEALRVTAPDHSGMQVHDAKKEIRTEHFELMLDPATGSIVKLVNRRTEKTWASQKHPLALFTYQTLSQADYTAFLAAYVRSKQWWAPQDFGKPNIERFHAESREWHPVLKQMWVQEHPERYRVLMELAVDDAASEQHGLVAWPKSMYLELVFPKTEPVAQVTFYAMGKAPNRMPESMWLTFMPETAGDPKWSFEKVNQEVSADDVVRGGGRRMHAVTSQFACKDGADRLMITTLDASVVALGARSPLNFSEELPDLRRGVHVNLFNNAWGTNYPQWAGGDWMYRFTIAS, from the coding sequence ATGAAGCGACGAGAGTTTCTCAGGTCTGCGGCGTTGACCGCTGCGGCCTCGGCTGCGCTTCCTCCGTGGCAGAGGGTTGCCATGGCGCAGCAGGGTGTGGAGGCCCCAGCCGTTCAGGAAGATGTGAAGCGGGTGATTGCGGTGTTCAAGTGTCATCTCGATATCGGCTTCACGGATACGCAGGCGAACGTGATGCAGAAATACTTCAAACAGTACTATCCGCAGGCGATGGCACTGGCGGCGCAGCGCAGAGAGGCAGGACAGGACCGCTATGTTTGGACGACGGGATCGTGGCTGCTCTACGAGTATCTGGAGCAGGCAAGCAGCGACGAGCGGCGGAGGATGGAGCAGTCGATTGCGCAGGGAGATATTGCGTGGCACTCGCTGCCGTTCAGCTGGCAGACGGAGATGCTCGACCGCTCAATGATTGAGGGATGCTTGGGGCTTTCGACTGCGCTCGACAAGCGCTTTGGGCATACGACGATTGCGGGGAAGATGACGGACGTTCCGTGCCATTCGCGGGGGATTGTCGCTCCGCTGGCTGCGGGTGGGGTGCGGCTGCTGGATATTGGGGTGAATCCGGCGAGCACGCCGCCTGAGGTTCCCGATGTCTTTCTGTGGAAGGAGCCCGAGGGAGCCGAGATTGCGGTGCTGTATCACAGACACGATTATGGAAGCGTAGTACGTGTGCCAGGCTCGGACCTGGCAGTGTCGGTCATGGTAAGGAGTGACAACTCCGGCCCGCACACGATGAAAGAGATCGACGATATGTACACCGGGCTGCGGCGGCAGTTTCCGAATGCGAAGATCGTTGCGGGGAGCCTAAGCGATGTAGCGACGGCGATGGAGAGTACACGCACGAGACTGCCGGTCGTGACGGAGGAGATCGGCGATACGTGGATCTATGGAGCGCCGAGTGATCCGCCGAAGATTGCGCGATATCGCGAGATGGCGCGGTTACGCGGCGAGTGGCTCGCAGGCAAGCGGATGAGCGTGGGCGATGCGACGGACCGGCAACTGCTCCGCAGGCTGGTGCTGGCGGTGGAGCATACGTGGGGGACGGATACGAAGCGTTACATTGACCACGATCACTATTCGCCGAAAGAATTGGCGGAGTACATTAACAAGCCCGGCTATCAGACGATGGAACGAAGTTGGCAGGAGAAGCGCGACGACGTCGATGCGGGTGTGGCGAATCTGCCGGAGGGATTGCAGAGGGAGGCGAAGACGCGGCTGGAGGCGCTGCGTGTTACGGCACCGGACCACTCCGGAATGCAGGTGCACGATGCGAAGAAAGAGATTCGCACGGAGCATTTTGAGTTGATGCTCGATCCGGCTACAGGCTCGATTGTGAAGCTCGTCAATCGGCGGACGGAGAAGACATGGGCATCGCAGAAGCATCCATTGGCGCTATTCACCTACCAGACGCTTTCGCAGGCTGACTATACCGCATTTCTGGCGGCGTATGTGCGTAGCAAGCAGTGGTGGGCTCCGCAGGACTTCGGCAAACCGAACATTGAGCGCTTTCATGCAGAGTCGCGCGAGTGGCACCCGGTGCTGAAGCAGATGTGGGTGCAGGAGCACCCGGAACGTTATCGAGTCTTGATGGAGCTTGCGGTGGATGATGCTGCGAGTGAGCAGCATGGACTGGTGGCATGGCCGAAGTCGATGTATCTCGAACTAGTTTTTCCAAAGACTGAGCCTGTGGCGCAGGTTACATTTTATGCGATGGGCAAGGCTCCGAACCGTATGCCGGAGTCGATGTGGCTCACCTTTATGCCGGAGACGGCGGGCGATCCCAAATGGAGTTTCGAGAAGGTAAACCAAGAAGTCTCGGCGGATGATGTTGTGCGGGGTGGTGGCCGCAGGATGCATGCGGTGACTTCGCAGTTTGCCTGCAAAGATGGAGCGGACAGGCTGATGATTACGACGCTTGATGCTTCGGTGGTGGCACTGGGCGCGAGATCGCCGCTGAACTTCAGCGAGGAGTTGCCTGATCTGCGGCGAGGCGTGCATGTGAACCTCTTCAACAATGCATGGGGCACGAACTATCCGCAGTGGGCTGGTGGAGACTGGATGTATCGCTTCACCATAGCGAGCTGA
- a CDS encoding tetratricopeptide repeat protein: MLRILHLHARQLVAWERAGLISPNEHYSFEELGRLRTLRDLQATTRISAKSIRASVDAMQRVGGMRNPLMEASAVRRGSRLAFRHGGALVDPLTQQLAFDFDTTGARQLSVVRSGGQDPARQAAELQEMFLRAVKLEENPATIPASIEIYREILAVRPEHAPALINLGTIHYNLREYELAENLYRRATVADPDYALAFFDLGNVLDEMQQLDQATAAYQKAVALVPHYADAHYNLALSYERQGQRRRALRHWLAYVRLDPTGPWSSHAKDQARKILNAEKLSIVSRGGRLVKAAG, encoded by the coding sequence GTGTTGCGAATCCTGCACTTGCATGCGCGCCAGCTAGTGGCGTGGGAGCGAGCGGGGCTGATCTCCCCCAACGAACATTACAGTTTTGAAGAGCTGGGCCGGTTGCGCACGCTGCGCGATCTGCAGGCTACGACGCGGATTTCGGCCAAGAGCATCCGGGCTTCGGTGGATGCGATGCAGCGCGTCGGTGGGATGAGGAACCCTCTCATGGAGGCGAGCGCCGTGCGGCGGGGGTCGCGGCTGGCGTTTCGACATGGAGGTGCGCTGGTCGATCCGCTGACGCAGCAGCTTGCTTTTGACTTCGACACGACCGGCGCACGGCAGTTGAGCGTGGTGAGGAGCGGAGGGCAAGACCCTGCGCGGCAGGCTGCCGAGTTACAGGAGATGTTTCTGCGCGCGGTGAAGCTGGAGGAGAATCCGGCGACGATTCCGGCTTCGATCGAGATCTACCGGGAGATTTTGGCAGTGCGACCGGAACATGCACCTGCGCTGATTAACCTGGGGACGATTCACTACAACCTGCGCGAGTATGAACTGGCGGAGAACCTGTACCGGCGGGCGACGGTGGCAGACCCGGACTATGCGCTGGCGTTCTTCGACCTGGGCAATGTGCTGGATGAGATGCAGCAACTAGACCAGGCCACGGCGGCTTACCAAAAGGCGGTAGCCCTGGTACCTCACTATGCAGATGCACACTACAACCTTGCGCTGTCGTACGAGCGACAGGGGCAGCGGCGGCGCGCTCTGCGTCACTGGCTGGCGTACGTGCGGCTGGACCCGACGGGGCCGTGGTCGAGCCATGCAAAAGACCAGGCGCGCAAGATTCTGAACGCGGAGAAGCTGTCGATCGTGAGCCGGGGTGGACGGTTAGTGAAGGCGGCGGGATAA
- a CDS encoding acyl-CoA dehydrogenase gives MDEQRRGAAPLTQLSEDEQMFRATVRQFAAEQIAPLVRSMDETQAMDAGVVRQMFGLGLMGISIPESYGGADGSFFEAILAVEEISAVDPAVGVLVDVQNTLCVNALLRWATEEQKRRWLPRLAAETVGAYALSEAASGSDAFALQMRAVPHGDNYVLNGQKLWITNAKEAGLFIVFATVDPSAGYKGITAFVVEKGTPGFSLGKKEDKLGIRASSTCELIFRDCVVPASQVLGEVGKGYRIAIETLNEGRIGIGAQMLGLASGAWGHAARWAKERRQFGKALVEFQAMQFQLAEMATEIEAARLLVYNAARLKDAGADFVKEAAMCKYFASQVAEKVASLAVEVFGGAGFVKDYPVEKLYRDAKIGKIYEGTSFMQLATIAKLVL, from the coding sequence ATGGATGAGCAACGAAGAGGCGCCGCTCCGCTGACACAGCTAAGCGAAGACGAGCAGATGTTTCGAGCGACGGTGCGACAGTTTGCCGCAGAGCAGATTGCGCCACTGGTGCGCAGCATGGATGAGACTCAGGCGATGGACGCCGGTGTGGTTCGGCAGATGTTTGGCCTGGGGCTGATGGGCATCTCTATCCCTGAGAGTTATGGCGGAGCGGATGGCAGCTTCTTCGAGGCGATTCTGGCGGTTGAGGAGATCTCCGCAGTCGACCCGGCAGTGGGTGTACTGGTCGATGTGCAGAATACGTTGTGCGTGAATGCACTGCTGCGTTGGGCGACGGAGGAACAGAAGCGGCGGTGGCTGCCGCGACTGGCTGCGGAGACGGTGGGGGCTTACGCGCTGAGCGAGGCGGCATCGGGGTCCGATGCGTTTGCCTTGCAGATGCGGGCGGTTCCGCACGGGGACAACTATGTTCTGAACGGACAGAAGCTGTGGATCACCAATGCGAAGGAGGCAGGGCTGTTTATCGTCTTTGCGACGGTTGATCCTTCGGCGGGGTACAAGGGAATTACGGCGTTTGTGGTGGAAAAGGGAACGCCCGGTTTTTCGTTGGGCAAAAAGGAAGACAAGCTGGGGATTCGTGCTTCGAGTACATGCGAACTGATCTTTCGCGATTGCGTTGTTCCTGCCAGCCAGGTTTTGGGCGAGGTTGGCAAGGGCTACAGGATTGCCATCGAGACGCTGAACGAGGGGCGGATCGGGATCGGCGCACAGATGCTGGGGCTGGCCTCCGGGGCGTGGGGCCACGCGGCAAGATGGGCCAAGGAACGCAGGCAGTTCGGCAAGGCGCTGGTTGAGTTTCAGGCGATGCAATTTCAACTGGCGGAGATGGCAACGGAGATAGAGGCGGCGCGGTTGCTGGTCTACAACGCTGCGCGGTTAAAGGATGCAGGTGCTGACTTCGTGAAAGAGGCGGCGATGTGCAAGTACTTCGCCTCGCAGGTAGCGGAGAAGGTAGCGAGCCTGGCGGTGGAGGTCTTCGGTGGGGCAGGATTCGTGAAGGACTATCCGGTGGAGAAGCTCTACCGCGATGCGAAGATCGGGAAGATCTATGAAGGGACTTCCTTTATGCAGCTGGCGACGATCGCCAAGCTGGTGCTTTGA
- a CDS encoding MFS transporter: MTKTSSAASRAPLPFLGLACAVGVSTMYYNQPLLLEMGHTFGTAAGRTGFVAVATQVGYAMGLLFFVPLGDLLERRALMMRMFAAVAVSLVLVSLAPNLGLLIAGSVLIGIFASVTHVVLPIAPDLVSNEQRGRAIGIVMTGLLLGILLARTFAGWVSHITGWRSVFVIAAIMNAAFVPMLWRMMPKLPPKQKLRYADAMKSLWTLYRTQPLLRESSELGALVFASFSCFWTTLAFMLYSHYGLGAGVAGTFGVVGAAGAMVAPIAGRMSDKHGSRWVVSVGISLLAVSYLLLWGEECARLSTALHMVLLIVGVVVLDMGAQMTQVANQTRIFGLDASARSRLNTVYMTVYFSGAAVGSALATVAWVHWQWTGVSVLALALIGLAFLRHAVGDKSKTHFDSHKLTIEDELMEA, from the coding sequence ATGACAAAGACTTCCAGTGCCGCATCCCGCGCGCCGCTGCCCTTTCTTGGGCTTGCGTGTGCCGTGGGCGTCTCCACTATGTATTACAACCAGCCGCTTTTGTTGGAGATGGGCCACACCTTTGGCACCGCCGCCGGGCGCACCGGGTTTGTGGCGGTGGCAACGCAGGTCGGCTATGCCATGGGGCTACTGTTCTTTGTGCCGCTGGGCGACCTGCTAGAGCGGCGTGCGCTGATGATGCGTATGTTCGCCGCAGTCGCGGTGTCGCTGGTGCTGGTGTCGCTGGCTCCTAATCTGGGCTTGTTGATTGCGGGGAGCGTTCTGATCGGGATCTTTGCATCGGTGACCCACGTGGTGCTGCCAATTGCTCCGGACCTGGTGTCGAACGAGCAGCGAGGACGAGCAATCGGCATTGTGATGACGGGATTGTTGCTGGGCATTCTGCTGGCGCGGACCTTTGCCGGATGGGTGAGCCACATTACCGGCTGGCGCTCTGTCTTTGTCATTGCGGCGATCATGAATGCGGCATTTGTGCCGATGCTGTGGCGAATGATGCCGAAGCTGCCGCCAAAGCAGAAGCTGCGCTATGCCGATGCCATGAAATCGTTGTGGACACTGTACCGGACACAGCCGTTACTGCGCGAATCCAGCGAACTGGGAGCGTTGGTGTTTGCCTCGTTCAGCTGTTTCTGGACGACGTTGGCGTTCATGCTGTATAGCCACTATGGTCTGGGGGCTGGAGTTGCCGGTACGTTCGGCGTCGTAGGTGCAGCGGGTGCCATGGTGGCTCCTATCGCCGGGCGCATGTCGGACAAGCATGGCTCGCGGTGGGTGGTGTCGGTAGGAATCTCGCTGTTGGCGGTTTCGTATCTGCTGCTGTGGGGCGAGGAGTGCGCACGGCTTTCAACGGCGCTTCATATGGTTCTGCTGATTGTGGGCGTCGTGGTGCTGGATATGGGGGCGCAGATGACGCAGGTCGCCAACCAGACGCGGATCTTCGGGTTGGATGCGTCGGCGCGAAGCCGTCTGAACACGGTATATATGACGGTCTACTTCAGCGGCGCCGCAGTGGGGTCGGCATTGGCGACGGTGGCCTGGGTGCATTGGCAGTGGACGGGCGTAAGCGTGCTGGCACTGGCACTGATTGGACTGGCATTTTTACGCCATGCGGTCGGAGACAAGAGCAAAACGCACTTCGACAGCCATAAGCTGACCATTGAGGATGAGCTGATGGAGGCGTAA
- a CDS encoding sialate O-acetylesterase, translated as MLNQKLRLVGALGLFLLPVVGSAAAEVRLPHLFSDHTVLQREAPIHVWGWSDPGEKVTVHFHAQTRSAESNAEGEWSLWLMPEQAGGPYTLTAQGNAGGTVTVSDVLVGDVWVASGQSNMEFPLKGFGGTTVLKNGAEEIANATVPTVRLLRIEHKSSDVPVEDVDGSWTLCTPETAANFSAIAYFFGREISQKEHVPVGLIDATWGGTPVASWISLDGIGADASLMPIFANRALFADEQSRARRVEAAEKREDAAALAAHQPLPKHPWHPDETSWLPAALFNGMIAPMTPYSIKGVIWYQGETDSAPATAPIYTRSFSAMIGDWRNHWREGNFPFLFVQISSFDSPGEHWGMLRDQQRRTLAVTNTAMAVSLDVGTPDNVHPPDKQTVGARLAVAARGMVYGEAVDYSGPMFRQATRDGAGMRVWFDHAKGLTAKGGELTGFEIAGADKQFVPATAKIDGTSVEVSNATVKTPEYVRYGWQNVTTANLYNAVGLPASTFTSE; from the coding sequence ATGCTGAATCAGAAGCTGAGATTGGTTGGGGCTTTAGGGCTTTTTCTTCTCCCCGTAGTGGGAAGCGCGGCTGCGGAAGTTCGTCTTCCGCACCTTTTCAGTGATCACACCGTACTGCAGCGGGAAGCTCCCATTCATGTGTGGGGATGGTCGGACCCGGGAGAGAAGGTAACGGTACACTTCCATGCGCAGACGCGGTCTGCGGAATCGAATGCTGAAGGCGAGTGGAGCCTGTGGTTGATGCCGGAGCAGGCTGGAGGGCCTTATACGCTGACCGCGCAGGGTAATGCAGGCGGGACAGTCACGGTTTCGGATGTTCTTGTCGGGGATGTGTGGGTGGCATCGGGTCAATCGAATATGGAGTTTCCGCTGAAGGGCTTTGGCGGAACTACGGTACTGAAGAACGGCGCCGAGGAGATTGCGAATGCCACGGTGCCCACAGTGCGTCTGCTTCGGATCGAACACAAAAGCTCAGACGTACCGGTGGAGGATGTCGACGGGAGCTGGACGCTGTGTACGCCGGAGACGGCTGCCAACTTTTCGGCTATTGCTTATTTTTTCGGTCGTGAGATCAGCCAGAAGGAGCATGTTCCGGTTGGCCTGATCGATGCAACCTGGGGAGGAACGCCGGTGGCTTCGTGGATCAGCCTGGATGGGATCGGCGCGGATGCATCGCTGATGCCAATCTTTGCAAATCGTGCACTTTTCGCCGATGAACAGAGCAGGGCTCGGAGGGTCGAGGCTGCGGAGAAACGGGAGGACGCGGCGGCGCTTGCTGCTCATCAGCCTTTGCCGAAGCATCCGTGGCATCCGGATGAGACATCGTGGCTGCCGGCTGCGTTGTTCAACGGGATGATTGCTCCGATGACGCCGTATTCGATCAAGGGCGTGATCTGGTATCAGGGTGAGACCGACAGCGCACCGGCGACCGCTCCGATCTATACGAGGTCTTTCTCCGCGATGATTGGAGACTGGAGAAATCATTGGCGGGAAGGGAACTTTCCGTTTCTTTTTGTGCAGATCTCCAGCTTCGATTCTCCTGGCGAGCATTGGGGAATGTTGCGCGACCAGCAGCGTCGGACGCTGGCGGTGACGAATACGGCGATGGCGGTGTCGCTCGACGTGGGTACGCCGGACAATGTGCATCCTCCGGATAAGCAGACCGTTGGAGCGCGATTGGCGGTGGCTGCGCGCGGAATGGTCTATGGAGAGGCTGTGGATTACTCGGGTCCAATGTTTCGTCAGGCCACGCGAGATGGTGCGGGAATGCGGGTTTGGTTTGACCACGCTAAAGGTTTAACTGCCAAGGGTGGTGAGCTGACCGGCTTTGAGATTGCAGGAGCGGACAAGCAATTTGTTCCGGCTACAGCGAAGATCGATGGGACATCCGTCGAGGTGAGCAATGCGACAGTAAAGACTCCGGAATATGTACGTTATGGATGGCAGAACGTTACGACGGCGAATCTTTACAATGCTGTGGGACTTCCGGCCTCTACGTTTACCTCAGAGTAG
- a CDS encoding TonB-dependent receptor codes for MKIFGPVVVCFMVALSCSLPAAAQEYRGTIQGNVTDAKGYVIDGAMVEAKSGQQDYKITTNDKGYFVIPFVQPGTYTVTVKAKGFRTEQRPDLILDVAQKINLNIALTAGGETETVTVTTNPIQLSTTDASGGTVMDPEKVQNLPLNGRQVYMLMALTPGVRFTQTQFGAGGYSGTRGWDTSNAYSITGQQGITNQFLLNGAPISVQGGGPAGTWNISPSIDAVQEFKVMTITFDAQYGRVGGGAMNTILKSGSPHFHGTLFDYWRNSIFDANTYQLSQEGEAKPFHNEHDFGGTIGGPFLKHNGFFFFSYEGYRQVLPAGVVTSVPTPDMLPDASGNVNLTNYLAAVNKTNGIYDPDTTTCVVPSGNGGCTTYGRTQFANNTIPSARISPIGLKILSLFPAPNRPGYQNNYVFNGKDRYRYNMPIARVDYNFTDRTRLYGIFAWWAGYEYRNGNGFTGPAVTGNINNYRSSLTQVLDLTHTFSNTLVADVRLSFNRYYTLAPDGALSAGLAKLTPTDLGLSMPQIPTTTHTYAPEFSFSDGYPGVVGNQGDPTIFETYDLGPSITQTLGRHTLHYGGEFSLYHDVSGGIGQANGNFSFADGFTQENPFKSNKDGSSIAETLMGYANGGSVHYGFAPYESYKYFGFFVQDDWKVNDKFAVNAGLRWDEELSPRERHNRLLAGVCLTCVNPISSEITYPAGNVLPNGATMVNPMLGAVQFASDKLTAYDNQSGYWQPKLGLSFTPNRHIVFHGGYTISKAFGIELGGASAWSQDTSYNSTPDGGLHPSTSFRSGTPYPNGFIVPPGNSQGAATLVGTGFGIDQRDRKIPIVQQFTAGFEVQMPFGIVANLAYLGAHTTRLRASKQFNGLNPSDFQKGHDDPNYLDQQVPNPFYGVLPKSVSMGQNPTIQAKYLMVPYPQFDGNLYIYTYAGGYSHYNAMLAKMEKRFSGGGALSRGVSFLSAFTWSRLMSATGLLNNSGAGLVDTKPYNAVDGSDRPWDFAFSGLYGLPIGRGGTYLSNAHGLLGAVVNDWQLDWIFTNDGGTPAGFPNNDIYTCGGQYNERPAHRSWKSYLNNSENQCFTTFPEYTAVTQLPRTTKLRNPYAQQTSLGMEKKFAIREGVKAQFKAEMFNATNTPIFGGPNTGSPEQAPSRNTSVADPTQPGAWSGYGTVGSTQQNFPRQMQFSLKVLF; via the coding sequence ATGAAGATATTTGGGCCAGTCGTCGTCTGCTTTATGGTAGCGCTATCTTGTTCACTACCTGCGGCAGCACAGGAATATAGGGGAACCATTCAAGGGAATGTAACCGATGCCAAAGGCTATGTTATTGATGGGGCTATGGTTGAGGCAAAGAGCGGACAGCAGGATTACAAGATCACAACCAATGACAAGGGATATTTCGTTATTCCTTTTGTTCAGCCAGGAACTTATACGGTGACAGTTAAGGCCAAAGGCTTTCGGACAGAACAACGGCCTGACCTGATCCTCGATGTAGCACAAAAGATCAACCTGAACATCGCTCTTACTGCCGGCGGAGAGACAGAGACGGTCACCGTAACGACAAACCCGATTCAGCTGTCTACGACGGACGCCTCCGGCGGTACGGTCATGGATCCGGAGAAGGTGCAGAACCTGCCTCTGAATGGAAGGCAGGTTTATATGCTGATGGCGCTGACGCCGGGCGTTCGATTTACCCAGACGCAGTTCGGTGCGGGAGGCTACTCCGGTACGCGCGGATGGGATACGTCGAATGCGTATTCGATTACGGGGCAGCAGGGAATTACCAACCAGTTTTTGCTGAACGGTGCGCCGATCTCGGTACAGGGTGGCGGACCTGCCGGGACCTGGAACATTTCACCCAGCATCGACGCGGTGCAGGAGTTCAAGGTAATGACGATCACCTTTGATGCGCAGTATGGGCGTGTCGGCGGTGGAGCGATGAACACAATCCTGAAGAGCGGGTCGCCTCACTTTCATGGCACACTGTTCGACTATTGGCGGAACTCGATCTTTGATGCAAATACCTATCAGTTGAGCCAGGAGGGTGAAGCGAAGCCATTCCACAATGAGCATGACTTTGGAGGAACGATTGGCGGTCCCTTCCTGAAGCACAATGGCTTTTTCTTCTTCAGTTATGAAGGATATCGACAGGTCCTTCCGGCTGGCGTAGTTACGTCGGTGCCAACGCCCGATATGTTGCCGGATGCGAGCGGAAACGTGAATCTGACGAACTATCTTGCCGCGGTGAACAAGACAAACGGGATCTATGATCCTGATACGACAACCTGCGTCGTTCCATCAGGTAACGGTGGATGCACCACTTATGGCCGCACGCAGTTTGCTAACAATACAATTCCGTCCGCGCGGATCAGTCCGATCGGATTGAAGATACTAAGTCTGTTTCCTGCACCGAACCGGCCCGGGTACCAGAACAACTATGTCTTCAATGGGAAAGACCGGTACCGCTATAACATGCCCATTGCCCGCGTGGATTACAACTTCACCGACCGGACACGGTTGTATGGCATCTTTGCGTGGTGGGCTGGGTATGAGTACCGCAATGGCAACGGATTTACCGGGCCAGCCGTTACGGGAAATATCAACAACTACCGTTCGAGCTTGACGCAGGTGCTGGACCTGACGCATACCTTCTCGAACACACTAGTGGCGGACGTACGGCTTTCTTTCAATCGCTACTACACGCTCGCTCCAGACGGGGCACTCTCGGCAGGTCTGGCAAAGCTTACTCCGACTGACTTGGGGTTGAGTATGCCGCAGATTCCGACGACGACGCATACCTATGCGCCGGAGTTTTCATTCAGCGATGGTTATCCGGGAGTTGTTGGAAACCAGGGAGATCCAACCATCTTTGAGACATATGATCTGGGCCCGTCGATTACGCAGACGCTGGGTCGACACACGCTGCACTATGGCGGTGAGTTCTCGCTTTATCACGATGTCTCAGGCGGGATTGGGCAGGCAAATGGAAACTTCTCCTTCGCTGATGGTTTTACGCAGGAGAATCCGTTCAAGTCGAACAAAGACGGCTCTTCTATTGCTGAAACATTGATGGGATATGCCAATGGCGGGAGTGTGCACTACGGGTTCGCGCCCTACGAGTCGTACAAGTATTTTGGCTTCTTCGTTCAGGACGACTGGAAGGTCAATGATAAGTTCGCGGTGAATGCGGGCCTGCGTTGGGACGAGGAGCTGTCGCCAAGAGAGCGCCATAACCGGCTGCTGGCGGGCGTCTGCCTGACCTGTGTGAATCCTATCTCGAGCGAGATCACCTACCCGGCGGGCAACGTGTTGCCCAATGGAGCAACGATGGTGAATCCGATGTTGGGCGCCGTACAGTTTGCGAGCGACAAGCTTACGGCGTACGACAACCAGAGCGGTTATTGGCAACCGAAGCTTGGACTCTCGTTTACGCCGAACAGGCACATCGTATTCCATGGCGGATATACCATCTCGAAGGCCTTTGGAATCGAGCTTGGTGGCGCATCGGCATGGAGCCAGGACACGAGCTACAACTCGACGCCTGATGGAGGGTTGCATCCGTCGACGTCCTTCCGCAGCGGTACGCCGTATCCGAATGGGTTCATCGTGCCGCCCGGTAACTCGCAGGGGGCGGCAACGTTGGTGGGTACCGGCTTCGGTATTGACCAGCGTGATCGCAAAATTCCTATCGTGCAGCAGTTCACGGCAGGCTTCGAGGTGCAGATGCCTTTCGGCATTGTTGCCAACCTTGCCTACTTGGGAGCACACACTACACGGCTGCGCGCCTCCAAGCAGTTCAATGGTTTGAATCCATCTGACTTCCAGAAGGGACATGACGATCCTAACTATCTGGATCAGCAGGTGCCGAACCCGTTTTATGGTGTACTGCCCAAGTCGGTTTCGATGGGGCAGAATCCCACGATTCAAGCGAAGTACCTGATGGTGCCGTATCCGCAGTTTGACGGCAATTTGTATATCTACACCTATGCCGGTGGATACAGCCACTACAACGCAATGCTGGCAAAGATGGAGAAGCGCTTCTCTGGCGGCGGTGCATTGAGCAGAGGGGTCAGCTTCCTCTCGGCATTCACCTGGTCGCGTTTGATGTCGGCTACCGGGCTGTTGAACAACAGCGGTGCAGGCCTGGTCGATACAAAGCCATACAACGCGGTCGATGGCAGCGATCGTCCGTGGGACTTTGCCTTCAGTGGACTATACGGCCTGCCGATTGGGCGTGGCGGTACGTATCTCTCCAACGCGCATGGCTTGCTCGGTGCAGTAGTGAACGACTGGCAACTGGATTGGATATTTACCAATGACGGCGGCACGCCTGCCGGCTTCCCCAACAACGATATCTATACCTGCGGCGGCCAGTACAACGAGCGACCGGCGCATCGGTCGTGGAAGAGCTATCTGAACAACAGCGAAAACCAATGCTTCACAACGTTTCCGGAGTACACGGCAGTGACGCAATTGCCGCGCACGACGAAGCTGCGTAATCCGTATGCACAGCAGACTTCGCTAGGAATGGAGAAGAAATTCGCCATCCGAGAAGGGGTCAAGGCGCAGTTCAAGGCCGAAATGTTCAACGCAACCAATACTCCGATCTTCGGTGGCCCCAACACTGGATCGCCGGAGCAGGCACCCTCGCGGAATACGAGCGTTGCCGATCCGACACAGCCGGGAGCATGGTCAGGCTATGGAACGGTTGGTTCGACACAACAGAACTTTCCGCGACAGATGCAGTTCTCGCTGAAGGTTCTTTTCTAA